A part of Cannabis sativa cultivar Pink pepper isolate KNU-18-1 chromosome 6, ASM2916894v1, whole genome shotgun sequence genomic DNA contains:
- the LOC115695066 gene encoding uncharacterized mitochondrial protein AtMg00310-like: MSVVLLPVETCKALEGIMAKLWWKTGSSTTRSITWMRWGRMCRHKHAGGLGFQSFHDFNLSLLGKQGWQLLTNESSLIGKVFKARYYPNGTFLDARLGNNPNFVWGSVHEAQSIVRAGARRTVGDGFTISILHDPWLPCPVNPYVHSDHPGLQDKTVHSLFRLDDKVWDMEIINDLFSARDRALITSIQLSSNNHSDCWSWRFENSGLFTVKSAYRFLENLKYDWVGDDNTSFWRKMWTLKIPPKVSNFI, encoded by the coding sequence ATGAGTGTCGTTCTGCTTCCGGTGGAAACTTGTAAGGCTTTAGAAGGTATTATGGCTAAACTCTGGTGGAAAACAGGCTCTTCGACTACAAGGAGTATTACTTGGATGAGATGGGGGCGTATGTGTAGACACAAACATGCGGGTGGACTGGGCTTCCAAAGCTTTCATGATTTTAATTTATCTCTACTGGGAAAGCAAGGGTGGCAGCTCCTTACAAATGAATCTTCTCTGATTGGAAAGGTGTTTAAGGCTCGTTACTATCCAAATGGAACATTTTTGGATGCTAGATTGGGTAATAATCCCAACTTTGTTTGGGGGAGTGTGCATGAGGCGCAGTCTATTGTTCGGGCGGGTGCTCGAAGGACGGTGGGAGATGGTTTTACGATCTCAATTTTACATGACCCTTGGTTACCTTGCCCTGTAAATCCGTATGTGCATTCGGACCACCCTGGGTTACAAGACAAAACAGTTCACAGTCTCTTTCGATTGGATGATAAGGTGTGGGACATGGAAATCATAAATGACTTGTTCTCTGCTCGAGACAGGGCTCTTATTACATCTATACAGCTGAGCTCAAACAATCATAGTGATTGCTGGTCTTGGAGGTTCGAGAATAGTGGTCTATTTACCGTAAAAAGTGCGTATCGTTTCTTGGAAAATCTGAAATATGATTGGGTGGGCGATGACAACACTAGTTTTTGGAGGAAAATGTGGACATTAAAGATTCCCCCAAAGGTTAGTAACTTTATTTAA